ACATAGGATTTACCCCACTTCATTGTGCATGTTCAAATGGAGATACAAAAATCATTCAATTTTTCATAGAGAATAAGGATTGTGATCTCTCTTCTCGAAACATCAATAAGAATCCACCTTTAATGTTAGCAGTTCATAATGGGCATCTAAAAGCTGTCGATTTGATGGTTAAAACCAAAAGATGCGACCTATTAATGAAAGATCATAATGACAATAACATGTTACATGTTGCTGCTCAGAATGGGCACCTTGATATTGTAAAATACATCATCTCTGAACAACTAATTGATTTAAATATTAAAGGTTATGTAGGTAAAACGGCTTTATCAGCTGCCTGCTATTCTGGTCATGAAGATGTTGTTAAATATCTAACCATTGACTGTAAATGTTCCTTACAATCTGATAACAGCGGTGTGGCTCCTCTCCATGAAGCTGCCGTCGCTGGTCATCTCAACCTAGTGACGTTTTTAATATATGAATTACGTTGTGATCCTTACTGTGTTGACGATAGTGGTGCTACGCCTCTACATTCTGCAATCACATGTGAGCAGACAGAAGTAGCAAAGTTTTTCATTAAAGATTTGAAGTTTGATCCAAATCTTTTGGACAAGCAAGGATACACGCCTATTATTTGCTATCTTTTTTACTCTtcaaaatacaatgaaaatgtTATGAAGTACTTCATCAATGTACTGAAATGTGATCCAACGATTATTTTGAGAGATGGGAATAACATATTGCATTTTGCAGCCCAAGCAGGAAATTTTGAAGTTTTCAAGGTTCTTACATCAATTCTCGGAAAGGACTCTCCACTTGTTTCTGCTACTAACCAAAATAATTTGTCCCCTATTCATATTGCTTGCTATCGTGGACACTTAGAAATTGTAAAATTTCTAATTCTTGGTTGCAAATGTTCTACCCAGCCTGCGAGTGATGGCGTGACCCTACTACATGGGGCAGCTGCTGCTGGTCAGATCAACGTGATAGAGTTTTTGATCAATGATTTGCACTGGGACCGTTTAACTGTGAACAAACATGGTCATACACCTCTACATGTTGCAATTGCACGAGGCAGGGTAGAACTATCAAAATATTTTGTAAAGGATCTGAATTGTGACCCAAATATTCTAGACTATGCTGGTAGTACTCCTTTAATGTCCTATGTTCACAATCCGAGTTCTGTATTGAGCACTGTTTGGTGTTTTGTGAATGAACTTAAATGTGATCCAACAATTAGTGGTGTTTTAGGGAAAAGTGCTCTGCACATCGCTGCTCAAATGGGTAATCTAGAAGTTTTTAAATTTCTTGCATCTGCTTTTGTGAATGTCAATGTTGATGTATTAGCCTCCGATGACGATCAAATTACTTCATTACATGAAGCTGCTCGTGCTGGTTATCTGAGAATAGTGAAATTTTTAACTAAAACTATGAACTGCAATCCTCTTTGCTGTGACAAGAGTGGTGCTACTCCCCTACACTTTGCAATGAAGAGTGGAAACTTGAAAATATGTGATTTTTTGGTCAAAGAGTTGAAGTGTGACCCAATTGTTCAAGATTTTAATGGGGAAACTCCACTGTGGCATATTCTTAAAGCTTTTAAACTTGGTCACACTAAATTAAAGTACTTGATTCATGAGCTGAAATGTGATCCAGCAATTCCAAGAAAAGATGGGAGCAATGTATTACATCTTGTGGCACAAAACGGTGATTTTGATACTCTGAAATTTCTTTCTTCAGTGTCTCAAATGAAAATGTTTATTTGTAATGATGCTTGTGTAACACCTCTTCACATTGCTTGCGAATGTAGTCACTTAAATATTATAGAATTTCTATCTGAAAATCTACGTAGAAGAACAATTTCTGAAGTAGTTGATCAAAACAGGCTTTCACCACTACATTATGCTGTTAAAGGTGGGCATTTAGATGCGGTTAAAATGCTAGTGCTGGACAAATCACATAATCCCTATTGTTTCGATCTTACTGGAAATACTCCATTTCACTTAGCCACACAATTGGGCCATTTAGAAATTGTTCAGTGGTTTTTCTCAGGCTTGTCACTAGATCCTAATATTTGTACGAACAATATATTGGGCTTCACTCCACTGCATATTGCGTGTTTTAATGACAATGAAAAATTAGTAAGATATTTCATTGACCTCCCTACTTGTGATATGTTTATGAGAAGCCGAGTGAAAGGTATGACAGGTCTGCATATTGCTGCTCAAGGAGGTCACGCTAAAATACTTAAATTGTTGACAGCTATACCTAACTGTGATCTATTATGCAAGTCCTTTAATGGTTTTACTGCTTTGCAACTCGCTGTCGATCTCGGGAattttgaatgtacagtaaTGTTAGCTTCAGCACTTAAACTGCAAGGGAAACAGCTTCTAAATGTTGACATGGTCAGTCAAACAGGACTTACTATTTTGCACTCAGCGTGCTATCAAAAAAATGTTAAAATTGTCAAATATCTGTTAAATGAGATTGATGAAGATTTTGTTCAAATAACTGACGAAATTAATAAGACCCCTCTATTCAGTGCTGTTCATGCTAATAATACTGAAGTATTTGACTACCTCATCAACAAGAATCCTCGAAGTGTGCATTCACAAGATATTCATGGAAACACAGTTCTGCACATAGCAGCATTTGAAGGCCATTCGAACATTGCTGAGACAATTATGTTGGACCATGCTGTGGATCCACTCTTACAAAATTACGTTGGAACAACACCCCTTCATCTAGCATGTGCCAATGGAAACAAACCTCTAGTAACATTTCTAAATTCCTTTGATGGAGTATTGGACATTCAGGGCATAAATCACCACACGCCACTTCATACTGCTGCTTTAGAGGGTCATCTGCACATTATCAAGATATTAGTAGCACATAAACAATTTGACCATGGTCATTTCTTCCGTTTGGATGGTGAGGGTAGTATACCATGTTACTTGGCGGCTTATCAAGGTTTCATACATAATGTAAATTTCATTGTTGAATATTGTTTGCAGAATCAGCCGTTTGCAATTGCTTTACATATGGAAAAGATTAAAATGTTTCTTGATATTGCAAAAATAAAAGGACGAATATGCACGCAAAAATTGCTTGCACACAGGGCTGCTGAAAAGCGATACGTAAGTGCCCTTGATTATTTTTTCAAGGAAGAGTCGTACAATCCGAATTGTAGAGACTCATTACGAAGAACCCCGCTTCACTATGCTGCAATGACTTATAAGAATGAAAGGTGCCTACAATTTCTTCTGGACGCTGGATCCAACTTAATGGCAGAAGATGTATTTCACAATCAACCTATTCACTATGCTGTTGCCCTTGGACACATAGTTAATGCTAGACATCTTTTACTCAAATATGAAAAACTGAGTCCTTCTAGAACCAGAGGAATTCTCGGTATGAGCTTACTGGATATCGCTAGAGCTGGAGGACACTCAAATGTCTATCAAGAATTGTTGTATAGTGACAGTAATTAAGTTTGTAGAGTCACGTAATCAAGTTGTTCTAATTAgagctattattatacatgcatcaAATGGTAGAGAGTTGTGCCATTTGTATAGTGTTCACCTTATTTttttgtacaatgtcatgtcaTGATTGCACTTAGATTAACTATTTCCTGTGGTTAACTTTACCTTGTGCTGTTCATATACTATTGTATGAGTTCTGTTGATTAGTGTATAGTTGTTCTTTGTTCCTTTTGTGCCTAGCTATATGGACCCGCTCCAGGCGGCTCTCTTGTGTATGGgagcctctgctccactgCCTTTTGTCTTCATCTTGTACTTTTATATTAGTCTAATGCCTCAactcaaaattaatgtctgcATGAGAACTTTTTGCTTACCTGTGGTGTAGCTCAAAGGAGTTTGAaagccctgataaattatgctccaTGCAATGTCCATATTaattttggtaaagatcattacattaattaAGTTTTGAATAACTCATGGCAAGAATGGCTGGATGTGAACATTAtggatccagaggaggtccgacaggcgcggtgcagctcaagtaattagcctttgattactctcagcaaaaacgtACGACGTGGgcagataattattgctcaatcaaaggctaattgcttgagctgcaccacgcctgttgtacctcctctgttatggatcagttcaagtcagcaaCTGTGAATCATCAGCAACTGAGaatcatgataattaatttaattaattatgcctagtgtcagttgtgtgctggTTTATGGCTACGTCTCACTTCTTTAATTTCTCTATAGAGAAATTATAGATAATTTATTttatgtcacattttttgGGAATAACCttacatttttcaagaatttatcagggcctaactGTTACCTCATGGAACCATAGATTAGATGGAACACATTAGCCTTGTTGTCTCTA
The Halichondria panicea chromosome 11, odHalPani1.1, whole genome shotgun sequence DNA segment above includes these coding regions:
- the LOC135343679 gene encoding uncharacterized protein LOC135343679 isoform X2, encoding MLKIDSETLKSIKLENRENHEACLQKMLTKRLEAFGPLSWSEVCVCLRSPTVTRIDVAVEIEDWIKERETESVTNEEHMKMDQRRKIRRISYEGEGQSIEDREVFETSIEEDELTRRRKIRYPILLKRTFQNLCVSKLSAIEITAKLPRLFLESSELSLKFSNLCFDLCCSIEKRNVSIKQVVSILIGIEAFPPVYKFSKQALFRDQKPDLLACSDIHDVWFILKDYCSYFNYDLVNLITNRFGSVDDMERMSLYVKDFSFYAKRRLYECPVEFGSLNDCDCTIVVKLDKSYDDCTADQLIILEDKLCDIFNISQRGVLRLCTVEQGCYELVFQAPSFVRETVFPLSLEQEVALNELKVVWLLCGDYEFSASTFNQGSDGNFGPDDDADDDHPGDPSKEYNLMEQAHALMQSSVTSSDYVPSDSGVGFDAETKSLFSEFTEDLFDHESQPSQNKQPLTDNGKTLIDSTCLIAATYNGNLLKVKFCLDVLHCDPLQHDSNGNTALNAAADGGQLEVLKYLAKYVEDNKHISVALPNSSVTVLHIAALNGNLPMVKYLVEEVKIDPLLANNQQKTPLHNACRNGSIEVVTYLFDQAKHHDPTDTVVYDTTKMGTTILHFAAASGNCQLVEHLISDLKVEPNAPGQFGATALLIAAQEGHLNVVQYLSSLSNCSISIKTRNAGQNALHIASRKGHLCIIKFLVSDKKLDPNTQDFAGYTPLHQAAQCGFFRVVKFFIEDCKCNLLCLSKKRRTPLHMAAMEGYLEVVDYLVKKTNVEPLLKAISQVSPLHLAVLNGKTKVVDYYLDSLGCALNSPDRLGEKLLFKAVDRGHLPVVEQLVLRQVWTEKHTGYRQTQLLITAVQRGHLHILEYLAIECHWECSNLFHEKISLLNFAITSGHLNVVRFLISETDNLYHPKEVVFPLHLACYSGHKHIVEFLIEEHGADLTQIDQQGMSPLHYAACSGQCDVVRCLIEYKADLYSGLKGVGTPLHSAVSAGKLNVVQYFVNELNVSPNVSDYIGFTPLHCACSNGDTKIIQFFIENKDCDLSSRNINKNPPLMLAVHNGHLKAVDLMVKTKRCDLLMKDHNDNNMLHVAAQNGHLDIVKYIISEQLIDLNIKGYVGKTALSAACYSGHEDVVKYLTIDCKCSLQSDNSGVAPLHEAAVAGHLNLVTFLIYELRCDPYCVDDSGATPLHSAITCEQTEVAKFFIKDLKFDPNLLDKQGYTPIICYLFYSSKYNENVMKYFINVLKCDPTIILRDGNNILHFAAQAGNFEVFKVLTSILGKDSPLVSATNQNNLSPIHIACYRGHLEIVKFLILGCKCSTQPASDGVTLLHGAAAAGQINVIEFLINDLHWDRLTVNKHGHTPLHVAIARGRVELSKYFVKDLNCDPNILDYAGSTPLMSYVHNPSSVLSTVWCFVNELKCDPTISGVLGKSALHIAAQMGNLEVFKFLASAFVNVNVDVLASDDDQITSLHEAARAGYLRIVKFLTKTMNCNPLCCDKSGATPLHFAMKSGNLKICDFLVKELKCDPIVQDFNGETPLWHILKAFKLGHTKLKYLIHELKCDPAIPRKDGSNVLHLVAQNGDFDTLKFLSSVSQMKMFICNDACVTPLHIACECSHLNIIEFLSENLRRRTISEVVDQNRLSPLHYAVKGGHLDAVKMLVLDKSHNPYCFDLTGNTPFHLATQLGHLEIVQWFFSGLSLDPNICTNNILGFTPLHIACFNDNEKLVRYFIDLPTCDMFMRSRVKGMTGLHIAAQGGHAKILKLLTAIPNCDLLCKSFNGFTALQLAVDLGNFECTVMLASALKLQGKQLLNVDMVSQTGLTILHSACYQKNVKIVKYLLNEIDEDFVQITDEINKTPLFSAVHANNTEVFDYLINKNPRSVHSQDIHGNTVLHIAAFEGHSNIAETIMLDHAVDPLLQNYVGTTPLHLACANGNKPLVTFLNSFDGVLDIQGINHHTPLHTAALEGHLHIIKILVAHKQFDHGHFFRLDGEGSIPCYLAAYQGFIHNVNFIVEYCLQNQPFAIALHMEKIKMFLDIAKIKGRICTQKLLAHRAAEKRYVSALDYFFKEESYNPNCRDSLRRTPLHYAAMTYKNERCLQFLLDAGSNLMAEDVFHNQPIHYAVALGHIVNARHLLLKYEKLSPSRTRGILGMSLLDIARAGGHSNVYQELLYSDSN
- the LOC135343679 gene encoding uncharacterized protein LOC135343679 isoform X1, producing the protein MDAKLKLEDLLIIKTKLFNARTKWEDIGLMLKIDSETLKSIKLENRENHEACLQKMLTKRLEAFGPLSWSEVCVCLRSPTVTRIDVAVEIEDWIKERETESVTNEEHMKMDQRRKIRRISYEGEGQSIEDREVFETSIEEDELTRRRKIRYPILLKRTFQNLCVSKLSAIEITAKLPRLFLESSELSLKFSNLCFDLCCSIEKRNVSIKQVVSILIGIEAFPPVYKFSKQALFRDQKPDLLACSDIHDVWFILKDYCSYFNYDLVNLITNRFGSVDDMERMSLYVKDFSFYAKRRLYECPVEFGSLNDCDCTIVVKLDKSYDDCTADQLIILEDKLCDIFNISQRGVLRLCTVEQGCYELVFQAPSFVRETVFPLSLEQEVALNELKVVWLLCGDYEFSASTFNQGSDGNFGPDDDADDDHPGDPSKEYNLMEQAHALMQSSVTSSDYVPSDSGVGFDAETKSLFSEFTEDLFDHESQPSQNKQPLTDNGKTLIDSTCLIAATYNGNLLKVKFCLDVLHCDPLQHDSNGNTALNAAADGGQLEVLKYLAKYVEDNKHISVALPNSSVTVLHIAALNGNLPMVKYLVEEVKIDPLLANNQQKTPLHNACRNGSIEVVTYLFDQAKHHDPTDTVVYDTTKMGTTILHFAAASGNCQLVEHLISDLKVEPNAPGQFGATALLIAAQEGHLNVVQYLSSLSNCSISIKTRNAGQNALHIASRKGHLCIIKFLVSDKKLDPNTQDFAGYTPLHQAAQCGFFRVVKFFIEDCKCNLLCLSKKRRTPLHMAAMEGYLEVVDYLVKKTNVEPLLKAISQVSPLHLAVLNGKTKVVDYYLDSLGCALNSPDRLGEKLLFKAVDRGHLPVVEQLVLRQVWTEKHTGYRQTQLLITAVQRGHLHILEYLAIECHWECSNLFHEKISLLNFAITSGHLNVVRFLISETDNLYHPKEVVFPLHLACYSGHKHIVEFLIEEHGADLTQIDQQGMSPLHYAACSGQCDVVRCLIEYKADLYSGLKGVGTPLHSAVSAGKLNVVQYFVNELNVSPNVSDYIGFTPLHCACSNGDTKIIQFFIENKDCDLSSRNINKNPPLMLAVHNGHLKAVDLMVKTKRCDLLMKDHNDNNMLHVAAQNGHLDIVKYIISEQLIDLNIKGYVGKTALSAACYSGHEDVVKYLTIDCKCSLQSDNSGVAPLHEAAVAGHLNLVTFLIYELRCDPYCVDDSGATPLHSAITCEQTEVAKFFIKDLKFDPNLLDKQGYTPIICYLFYSSKYNENVMKYFINVLKCDPTIILRDGNNILHFAAQAGNFEVFKVLTSILGKDSPLVSATNQNNLSPIHIACYRGHLEIVKFLILGCKCSTQPASDGVTLLHGAAAAGQINVIEFLINDLHWDRLTVNKHGHTPLHVAIARGRVELSKYFVKDLNCDPNILDYAGSTPLMSYVHNPSSVLSTVWCFVNELKCDPTISGVLGKSALHIAAQMGNLEVFKFLASAFVNVNVDVLASDDDQITSLHEAARAGYLRIVKFLTKTMNCNPLCCDKSGATPLHFAMKSGNLKICDFLVKELKCDPIVQDFNGETPLWHILKAFKLGHTKLKYLIHELKCDPAIPRKDGSNVLHLVAQNGDFDTLKFLSSVSQMKMFICNDACVTPLHIACECSHLNIIEFLSENLRRRTISEVVDQNRLSPLHYAVKGGHLDAVKMLVLDKSHNPYCFDLTGNTPFHLATQLGHLEIVQWFFSGLSLDPNICTNNILGFTPLHIACFNDNEKLVRYFIDLPTCDMFMRSRVKGMTGLHIAAQGGHAKILKLLTAIPNCDLLCKSFNGFTALQLAVDLGNFECTVMLASALKLQGKQLLNVDMVSQTGLTILHSACYQKNVKIVKYLLNEIDEDFVQITDEINKTPLFSAVHANNTEVFDYLINKNPRSVHSQDIHGNTVLHIAAFEGHSNIAETIMLDHAVDPLLQNYVGTTPLHLACANGNKPLVTFLNSFDGVLDIQGINHHTPLHTAALEGHLHIIKILVAHKQFDHGHFFRLDGEGSIPCYLAAYQGFIHNVNFIVEYCLQNQPFAIALHMEKIKMFLDIAKIKGRICTQKLLAHRAAEKRYVSALDYFFKEESYNPNCRDSLRRTPLHYAAMTYKNERCLQFLLDAGSNLMAEDVFHNQPIHYAVALGHIVNARHLLLKYEKLSPSRTRGILGMSLLDIARAGGHSNVYQELLYSDSN